The stretch of DNA CGGGTCAAGCACTTCCAGCAGAGCGGAAGCCGGGTCCCCCCGGTAATCGGTCCCAAGTTTGTCGATCTCATCGAACAGGAAGACCGGGTTATTGACCCCGGCCTTATTGATCGACTGAATAACCCGCCCCGGCATTGAGCCAACGTATGTCCGCCGGTGGCCTCGGACTTCGGCTTCGTCGCGAATACCGCCGAGCGCCACCCGGGTAAACTTGCGCCCCATCGCCGAAGCGATCGATCGGGCGACCGAGGTCTTGCCCACTCCCGGCGGACCAACCAGACAAAGGATGGTCCCCCCTATTTTACCGGTCAACTGAAGCACGGCAAAATATTCCAGGATCCGCTCTTTAACCTTTTCCAGGCCGAAATGTTCTTCGTTGAGGATCCGTTCAACCTCGCCAATATCGATCTTGGCCTTTGATTTCTTTTTCCACGGCAGCTCAACGATCCAGTCAAGATAGGTCCTGATCACCGACGATTCAGCAGCCATCGGCGGCATTTGGCTCAGGCGCTCCAGCTCTTTCTTCGCCTTTTCCCTGACCACCGCCGGCAATTTGGCGTCGGCAATTTTCTTTTTATATTCGGCGATCTCCGGTTCGGACTCTCCCTCTTCTTCTCCCAGTTCCTCCTGGATCGCCCGCAGTTTTTCTTTCAAATAATATTCTTTCTGGACTTTTTCGATCTGCTTTCTGACCTTCCCCTGAAGTTTTTTTTCTACCCCAAGCACTTCAAGTTCTTTGGTCAGGATCTCGGCCAGTTTTTTCAGCCGTTTTTCGGCGGTCAACGATTCCAGGATCGCTTGTTTCTCGTCAACTTTAAGGGAGAGGTATGAAGATATTAGGTCGGCCAGCCGGCCTGGATTGTCGACATTAACGATCGACATCAGGGTTTCCGGCGGGATCCGGCGGTTAAGCTTAACGTATTCCTCGAACTGCTTTATAACACTGCGGACCAAGATCTCGGCCTCGGCACTGACCTCATCGGACTCGGGCAAGCGCGAGATCGCCACTCTAAAATACGGCGCCTCCGCGACATATTTTTCAACCTTGACCCGACATATCCCCTCAACCAGGACCTTGGTCGTCCCGTCCGGAAGGGTGAGCATCTGCACAACTTCGGAGAGTGTACCGATAGTACACAGGTCCTTGGGTCCCGGCTCTTCAACCTCTTCGTTTTTTTGGGAAGCAAAAACCACCATTTTTTCTTTGGCCAGTGTTTCTTCCAGGGCTTTTACGGATTTACTCCGGCCAATAAAAAGAGGGACAATCATTT from Candidatus Margulisiibacteriota bacterium encodes:
- the lon gene encoding endopeptidase La, whose product is MPEHKTDKAKHSSWGEELPLIPLRNMVVFPQMIVPLFIGRSKSVKALEETLAKEKMVVFASQKNEEVEEPGPKDLCTIGTLSEVVQMLTLPDGTTKVLVEGICRVKVEKYVAEAPYFRVAISRLPESDEVSAEAEILVRSVIKQFEEYVKLNRRIPPETLMSIVNVDNPGRLADLISSYLSLKVDEKQAILESLTAEKRLKKLAEILTKELEVLGVEKKLQGKVRKQIEKVQKEYYLKEKLRAIQEELGEEEGESEPEIAEYKKKIADAKLPAVVREKAKKELERLSQMPPMAAESSVIRTYLDWIVELPWKKKSKAKIDIGEVERILNEEHFGLEKVKERILEYFAVLQLTGKIGGTILCLVGPPGVGKTSVARSIASAMGRKFTRVALGGIRDEAEVRGHRRTYVGSMPGRVIQSINKAGVNNPVFLFDEIDKLGTDYRGDPASALLEVLDPEMNKEFSDHYLELEFDLSDVFFITTANTREPIPRPLQDRMEIIEMSGYTEEEKLGIAKGYLIPREMEKHGLKNEQVEIKEEALLTIIREYTREAGVRSLEREIGAVLRKIATKIVKEKTTDKFIVTKASLQDYLGAIRYHYGIAEEADQVGTATGLVWTEVGGDITPVEVTTMTGRGALTLTGQLGDVMQESAKAAMSYVRSRAKSLGLDENFYRKLDIHIHVPEGAVPKDGPSAGITIATALISALTGIPVRKDVAMTGEVTLRGKVLPIGGLKEKLLGARRAGIKSVIIPKENKTDLDEIKKEIPSDMKVVLAKEMDEVLDIALTAKLKSRTKEMEIRPYRYLPGDQPPQLYA